Genomic window (Gemmatimonadota bacterium):
TATTGTCTGCCGGCGATTCCCTGCGGCTGGATGGGGTGGTGGTGCGTGTGCTCGCGCCGTCTCGCCCGTGGCGCGAGTCACAGGAGAACCCTAACGAGGCCAGCGTCGTGCTGCGCGTCGAGTTCGGGGCACAGCGGTGGTTGCTGACGGGTGACGCCGAGGCCGGTGCGGAGCAATGGCTGCTGTCGCACGGTCGGGACGCGCTGGGCGCGACCGTGTTGAAGGTGGGACATCACGGGAGTCGATCGAGTTCGTCACCCGGTTTCCTTGAAGCGGTGACGCCCCGCGTCGCCGTGATCTCGGTCGGTCGCGACAACGACTACGGGCATCCCTCCGTCGAGGTGTTGCAGCGGCTCGACGCGCTCGGCACCCATGTGTTGCGAACGGACGACGAGGGGACGATCGTCCTTTCGTCGGACGGGCACTCGCTGGAGGTACGAACGGAATGGGGGTATTGGCGCTACCGCGGGCCCTGATCGAGCTGGTCCTCGGCCGGGTGGAGGCAATGCCGACGGTGCTCGTCAGGGAGTTCCCGGAGCTGGCGGTGATGCGTCTCCGGCGCGGCGGGCTGCTGCCGCGGCTGGGGGGGTGGTTCCTTGGACAGGGCAGTGTGGCCGGTATCACGGTCCGCCGGACGGTCTTTCTGGGCGTTGGGGCCGCCATAACTGCGGAACTACTCTTGCACGAGCTTGCCCACGTCCGGCAGTTTGAGGCATTCCGGGCCTTTCCCCTCAGATATTGGTGGGAGTCGGCCCGGCGCGGGTACCTGGCGAATCGGTTCGAGGTGGATGCTCGTCAATTCGCCGCACGTCGACTCGACCGTCGTCTGGTCGACTCTCCCTGGAACGAGGATCCCTGAACGTGGTCAAGCACACCGCGACGTCGGTCGTCACGATCGAGCGCTTCATCATCGAGCAAGAGCGGAATTTCCCCCAGGCCACAGGCCAGCTGTCGGGGATCCTCCAGGACATTGCCCTCGCCGGCAAGCTCATTACCAACAAGGTGCGGCGCGCGGGCCTGGTCGACATTCTTGGCGCCCTGGACTCCGAGAACGTGCAGGGCGAGATCCAGCAGAAGCTCGATGTGTTTGCCAACGAGACCATCGTGAAGGCGATGGACCACGGTGGTCGCTTGTGTGCCATGGCGTCGGAAGAGGAGCCGGAGATCATCCCGATTCCCGACCAGTTCAAGTGCGGCAACTATGTGCTGTGCTTCGACCCGCTGGATGGGTCGTCAAACATCGACGTGAATGTGCCCGTCGGCACGATCTTCTCGGTGATGCGGAAGATCACGCGAGGGGTGCACGGTGAGTTGGAGGACGTGCTGCAGCCCGGGCGTCGGCAGGTGGCGGCCGGCTACATCATCTACGGCTCCAGCACCATGATGGTGTACACCACGGGGCACGGGGTGCATGGCTTCACACTCGATCCGTCCATCGGCGAGTTCCTCCTGTCGCATCCGGACATCAAGACCCCACGGCGCGGGCGCTACCTCAGCGTGAACGACTCGTACGAGCAGTATTGGGATGAGCCGGTGAAGGCGCTGATGCGTCGTTACCGCGGCCTCGACGGGCAGCAGAAGGCGATGAACGTGCGGTACGTGGGCTCCCTGGTCGCCGACTTTCATCGCAACCTGCTCGGCGGTGGCGTCTTTGCCTATCCCGCCAACACGCAGTCGCCGCGGGGCAAGCTCCGCATGCTGTATGAGTGCAACCCGCTGGCGTTCATCGTGCAGCAGGCCGGTGGGGCCGCCACTGATGGGATCAACGACATCCTGGATGTCATCCCCACCGAGCTGCACCAGCGCTCCCCGCTTTTCATCGGTAGTGCCGACGACATCGAGACGGCGAAGGACATGCTCGCCAAACGCGTCGCCTGAGCCGCACCCGCGGGATGGAAGGGCCGGGGGGCGATCGCCGACAGCGGCGGCCGCCCCCCGTCATCTTCCCCGTGCCCGCGACCCGCATGCACGGACTCCCCATTATCCTCCCCGCATGACCAAACCTGCGTCCAGCGAGCGGCTTTCGCCGGCTGGGATTCCCCTCAAGGTGGCCTACAGCGAGGCCGACGTCGGCCCTGGATTGGCCGAGCGCCTGGGCACTCCGGGGCAGTGGCCATTCACGCGCGGTGTGCAGCCCACGATGTACCGCGGCCGCTTGTGGACCATGCGCCAGTACGCCGGCTTCGGCACCGCCGCGCAGACGAATGAGCGCTTCAAGCACCTGTTGGCCGCCGGACAAACCGGGCTCTCGGTCGCCTTCGACCTTCCCACGCAGATGGGGATCGACAGCGACTCGTCGCGCGCGCTCGGCGAGGTGGGTCGCGTAGGGGTGGCGATCGACACCGTCGAGGACATGCACACCCTCCTCGACGGCATTCCGCTCGACCAGGTGTCGACCTCGATGACGATCAATGCCACGGCGTCCACGCTGTTGGCCATGTACCTCGTGGTGGCGGAGGAGCGGGGGATCGCACGCGCGAAGCTCAGTGGCACGATCCAGAACGACCTGCTCAAGGAGTACATCGCGCGCGGGACGTACATCTACCCGCCCGCGCCGTCGCTGCAGCTGATCGCCGAGATCTTTCGCTTCTGTGCGGCCGAGGTGCCGGACTGGAATCCGATTTCGATCAGCGGGTACCACATCCGGGAAGCCGGGGCCACCGCGGTGCAGGAGCTGGCCTTCACGATGGCCAACACCCTGGCCTATGTGCAGTGTGCCCTTGATGCTGGCCTGGCCGTGGACACCTTTGCGCCGCGGCTCTCGTTCTTCTTTGCCGCGCATAACGACCTGTTCGAGGAGGTCGCGAAGTTCCGGGCCGCCCGACGGATGTACGCGCGCCTGATGCGCGAGCGGTTTGGGGCGAGCGACGCCAGCGCCCGGTTGCGCTTCCACACGCAGACCGGTGGGGTGACCCTCATGGCCCAACAGCCGCTGAACAATGTCGTTCGCGTCACGGTGCAGGCTCTGGCGGCCACGTTAGGCGGGACGCAGTCCCTCCACACGAATGGCTACGACGAGGCGCTGGCCCTCCCGACCGCGGACGCGGCGACCCTCGCGTTGCGCACCCAACAGGTGGTGGGATACGAATCCGGGGTGGCCAACACCGTCGACCCACTGGCCGGCTCGTACTTCGTCGAGGCGTTGACGGACGAACTCGAGCGCCAGGCCACGGCCCTGGTGGAAAAGGTCGACACGTTGGGCGGTGCCGTCGCGGCGATCGCGCAGGGGTTCTTCCAGGAAGAGATCGCGCGCAGCGCCTACGCCCACCAATTGCGGGTGGAGTCGGGGGAGTCGGTGGTTGTGGGGGTGAACCGATTTGGGGACGGGCAGGAGCCGCCGGTGATTCCCACGCCGGATTTCTCAGCGCTGGAGTCGGAGCAGGTCGCTCGCGTGCGCGTGGTAAAGGGGCGTCGGGATGCCGCAGCGCTCAGCGGCGCGCTGGACCTGCTGCGGACCGCTGCGGGGGCTCCCGGAGCCGTGCGGCCGGCGCTCATGCCACTGATCATCGATGCCGTCAGGGCGCGGGCCTCGGTGGGCGAGATCTCGGACTGCCTGCGGGGCGCCTGGGGCGAGCACCGCCCGGGCTGAGTCGGGCGGCGCCTCCGGGCTTGGTTTTTGGACCTCCTGTCGCGGGGGATGGCGCATCCCGCTCCGGGCGGGACCCCTGGCGACATGATGCCGCGGGTGGATGTGAGGTCCCCGCGCTACCACCGGCCTTCTGGCGCGGCTAAGTTATTTGCGGTCCACCACTTGCAACGAATCTCGGGAATGCCGACGTACCAGTTTCGCTGCCCCGACGGCACCATCGTCGAGCGCATCTTCAAGATCAGTGAGGTTCCCGCCACCATCCCCGTGCCCAACGGCGAGGGGGAGGCGGTGCGGATGATCTCCGGCGGTGCCGGGCTGATCTTCAAGGGGTCAGGGTTCTACATCACCGATTACGGGAAAGACGGCAAGAAGGACCAGCGGGAGGCGTCGAAAGGCGAGGCCGCGAAATCCGATTCGAGCAAGGCTGACACCCCCAAGGCCGACGCGGCACCGGCCAAGGCGGAACCCACGAAGGCCGCCCCGGCATCGGGTAGTTCGGGCGGGAGCGAATGAGCGCGGAGGAGATGCTCCGCGGCGCGATCGCCCGCGCGGCGGTGGACCTGGGCGCTGCGGCCGACTTTGCGGCCCACCTGGAGCGTCCGCGCGATCCGTCATTTGGGGACTGGGCGTCCAACGCCCCGATGGCCCTCGCCAAGGTGTTGCGTCGCAAGCCGCTGGACATCGCGCACGACCTGGTGGCGCGCCTGGACGTGGCGGCTGCAGGGGTCCGCGAGGCCTATGTCGCGCCGCCGGGGTTCATCAACTTCCGGATGGCGGCGGGGGCCGAGGCGGCTCGACTCGCCGAGATCATTAGCACCGGTGCGCAGTACGGCCGTTCGACCGAGGGGCAGGGGGCGCCCGTCAATGTCGAGTTTGTCTCGGCCAACCCGACGGGGCCGCTGCACGTGGGGCATGGCCGGCAGGCCGCGTTAGGCGATGCCGTCGCCGCCCTGTTGGAGGCCACCGGGTGGACGGTGACCCGCGAGTTCTACTACAACGATGCGGGCGTCCAGATCGCCAACCTCGCCTTGAGCGTCCAGGCGCGCGTCCGCGAACTGGCCGGGATGCCGCTCGTGATCCCCGAGGGGGGATACCACGGGGAGTATATCGGGGATATCGCGCGCGCCTACGTCGCGGCCCACCCGGAGGACGCGCGGGGGGAGAACCTCGATCAGCTGCGCACCTTTGGCGTCGCGGCCCTCCGTCATGAACAGGACCTGGACCTGCAGGCGTTCGGGGTGAAATTCAATGTGTACTACCTGGAGTCGTCGCTGTATACCGACGGCCAGGTTGAGGCGACCGTCGCCATGCTGCAGGGAGCCGGCCATACCTTCGAGAAGGATGGGGCCCTCTGGCTGCGCACGACGGACTACGGCGACGACAAGGACCGCGTGATGCGGAAGTCGGATGGGACGTATACGTACTTCCTGCCGGACGTCGCCTACCATGTCACCAAGTGGCGTCGTGGCTTCCACCGCGCCATCAACGTCCAGGGCGCGGACCATCACAGCACGGTGACGCGCGTGCGCGCCGGGCTGCAGGCCCTCGAGATGGGGATCCCCGAGGGATACCCGGAATACGAGCTGCACCAGATGGTCACGGTGATGCGCGGCGGCGAGGAGGTGAAGATCTCCAAGCGGGCGGGCAGTTACGTGACCGTGCGTGATCTCATCGACGAAGTGGGCCGTGACGCGGTGCGCTACTTCTTCCTCATGCGCAAGTCGGAGTCGCCGCTGGTCTTCGACGTTGAGCTGGCGCGCTCGCAGAGCGAGGAGAATCCCGTGTATTACATCCAGATGGCGCACGCGCGCCTCTGCGGGATCTTTCGCGTCGGCGAGGTGGACCCGTCGACGATCCACGGGGCCGGGGTCGACTACGCCGTGCTCGACAGCGACGATGAACGCGAGCTGGTCAAGGCCCTGCTCGGCTATCCCGCGCTGCTCGCCACGGCAGCTCGTTCGCGGGCGCCGCATCTCGTGGCGTCGTACCTCCTCGATACGGCACGCCTCGTCCACACCTGGTACCACAAGCACCATGTGCTCGGGGAGGCCGACGCCGTACGGGCGGCTCGGCTGGTGCTCGCACGGTCCGCGCAGGTCGTCCTGCACAACGGCTTGCACTTGTTAGGCATCACTGCTCCCGAGCGCATGTAGGTCCGGGTGCCCGGCGCACCACCCACGGCGTTCCACGCGACTTCCTCCGCCCCTTTCCTCGCTCCATGTCTGTCCTCGTCGTAGGATCCGTTGCCCTCGATTCCGTGGAGACGCCGTTCGGCAAGGCCGACGAAGTGCTGGGTGGGTCCGGCACCTTCTTCGCGGCGTCGGCCTCCCACTTCACCCCGGTGCAACTGGTCGGGGTGGTCGGTTCCGACTACCCGGTCCAGAAGCTGGAGGCGCTGCGCGCGCGCGGCGTGGACCTGGGCGGGCTCGAGCAGGCCGACGGCGAGTCCTTTCGCTGGCGCGGTCGCTACCGGCATGACCTCAACTCGGCCGAGACCCTGGAGACGCGGCTGGGGGTGTTCTCGCACTTTCGCCCCAAGATCCCGGCGGCCTTCCGGCAGGCGCCGTTTGTCTTCCTGGCGAATATCGACCCTCGCCTGCAGCTGGAGGTCCTCAAGCAGGTCGAGCGGCCCCGCCTGGTGGCGTGCGATACCATGAACTTCTGGATCGAGAGCCGACGCGCCGACCTGGTCGAGTTGCTGAAGCATGTGGACGTCCTGTTGCTGAACGATGGCGAGGCCCGCCAGCTCACCGAGCAGTCCAACCTCGTGAAAGCCGCACGCTGGATCCTCGAGCGTGGCCCCAAGCACGTGGTGATCAAGAAGGGCGAACACGGCGCGTTCATGTTCACCGGCTCGACGGTCTTCTTTGCTCCGGCGTACCCGTTGGAGGACGTCTTCGACCCCACCGGGGCGGGCGACTCTTTCGCGGGCGGCTTCATCGGCTACCTGGCGCGCACCGGAAAGCTGGATGAGGCACACCTGCGGCGGGCCGTGGTGTACGGCTCCACCATGGGATCGTTTGCCGTGGAGCGCTTCTCGATCGGGCGACTGCTCGAGATTGATCCCACCGACATCCGGAATCGCCTCGACGAGTTCCGACGCCTGGTGGCCTTCGAGGAGGAGATGCCGGCGTGAGCGACCGTCTGGACTACCGGAGTGCCGGGGTCGACCTCCACGCGGCGGATGACGCCAAGGGGCGGATCCAGCGACTGGTGGAGTCGACGCGCACGGCCGGATGTGTCGGAGGCTTTGGATCGTTTGGCGGAATGTTCCAGGCCCCAGGAGCTCCGGGCAACGTGCTCGTGGCCAGCGCGGATGGAGTGGGGACGAAGATCAAGGTGGCGATCGAGGCCGGACGGCACGACACGATCGGCCACTGCCTGGTCAACCACTGCGTCAACGACATCCTCGCGCAGGGGGCGACGCCGATGTTCTTCCTGGACTACGTCGCGTTCGGCGCACTGGTGCCGGCCGTGGTCGAGGGGGTCGTCGCTGGCGTCGCCGCCGGGTGCCGCGAAAACGACTGTGCCCTCATCGGGGGCGAGACGGCCGAGATGCCCGGACTGTACACGCCGCCGGACTATGACCTCGCGGGGTTCATTGTCGGCGTCGTCGCAGCGGACGCGGCCATTGGCGCGGAACGCGTCCGCGAGGGGGACGTGCTGATCGGCTACGAGAGCTCGGGGTTGCACACCAACGGGTACTCGCTGGCCCGACGCATTGTCTCTGAGCGGATGCGGCTCGGAGTCCAGGACCCATTCCCCGGCGAACGTGGTGCCTCTACCGCCGACGTGTTGCTGCGGATCCATCGTTCGTACCTGGCCGCCGTCCGGCCAGTACTCGGGCAGGTGCATGCGCTGGCGCACATCACGGGTGGGGGCCTCCCGGGAAACCTGAACCGTGCCCTTCCGTCGACCCTCGACGCCGTCGTCGACCTCAGCAGCTGGGAGATCCCGAACCTGTTCACCCAGCTCGAACGGGCCGGCGGGGTGGATCGAATGGAGATGTTCCGCGCGTTCAACATGGGGGTTGGGGCGGTCTCGATTGTCGAGACGGGGGATGTGGAAGGGGTGCTCGCCGCCGCGGCGACGGCGGGTGTGCGTGCCTGGCGCCTGGGGGCCGTCGTCCCTGGGACAGGAACTGTCCGCCTCACCGGAGGGTCTGCATGAAGCTGATTCCGTACTTCGTTCTCGCGACGATGGCGCTGGCTCGCACCGGCGCGGCGCAGGGTGCCACCGTCGATAGCCAGTGCCGGGGTGCGACGGCCACCCAGCGCGCCTCACAGGACGCCTGCCAGAAGGCGATCGACCTCTTCCAGTACATGGCCCCGCAGCTTGCCGGCGCGATCACCGGCGGGAATGCGGCCCTGGGTGAGCACTCGTCGCGCGGGGGCGCGGGTCGATTTTCGGTCGGCGTCCGGGTGAACGCCGTGCGCGGTCGGCTGCCCAACGTGGAGGCTGTCACGCCGTCCACCAATGGGGCGGTGGTGAGTGATTACACACCGGAAGAACAGATCCTGCCCGTCCCGGTGGTGGACGCTGCCCTCGGCGTCTTTCCGGGAGTCTACATCGGGGGAACGCAGGCCCTCGCCGTGGACGCGTTGTTCAACCTCGCCTACCTCCCCTCGGTGAACGAGACCGATGTGCGCCTTTCGCTACCCGATGGGTCGGTGAAGGTCGGATTCGGGGCGCGCGTGTCGGTCGTCCAGGAGACGTCGTTTTCTCCCGGGATCGCCGTGACCTGGCTGCAGCGCAATCTGCCGCGCCTGGACCTCGTGGCGACTCCGGGGAGCGACCAGCTCAACGTGAACGACTTTCTGGCAAAAACCACGGCGTGGCGTGCGGTCATCGGGAAGAACCTCGGCTTCGTGGCGCTCAGCGCCGGGTTCGGACAGGACGAGACCGAAGTGTCCGCCGTGGCCGACGTGAGCGTCGTGCGCAGCGGGGTGACCTATACGGCCGGTCCGATTGCGGCGATCCAGTCCCTCACCCGGGACAACGCCTTTGGATCGGTTGCCCTCCGCCTGCCGGTGTTTTCGCTGATTGGGGAATACGGCCGGATCAGTGGTGGGAAGATCTCCACGTACAACACGTTTGGCAGCACGCGCGCCGACGACGCACTCGAGTACGCGTCGGTGGGCTTTCGCCTGCGGTTCTAGGCGCGCCATGCCACACCGGCGGAGCCACGAACACGGGTGACGGACCTGCACGGAGTGGACGGGCGCTGGATGGCGCGTGCCGTTGAGCTGGCCCGGCTGGGGTGGGGACAGGTCGCGCCGAATCCGCTGGTCGGTGCGGTGGTCGTCCAGGGCGATCGCGTCGTCGGCGAGGGCTATCATGCCCGATTCGGTGAGGCGCACGCCGAGGTGGTCGCCCTGCGGGCCGCTGGCGAAGGCGCCCGTGGGGCCACGCTGTACGTGACGCTCGAACCGTGTGCGCACCAGGGAAAGACGCCGCCCTGTGTAGACGCCATCCTCACGGCGGGCATCGCGCGGGTCGTGGTGGCCGTGCGCGATCCCAATCCCGTGGCCTCCGGTGGACTGGAGCGCCTGGCGACGGCCGGTGTCGACGTGGCGACGGGGGTGGGCGAAGCCGCTGCGCACGAACTCAACGCGGCCTTCCTCACCAGCCACACGCGGTCGCGTCCCTGGGTGACGCTCAAGATGGCGATCACCCTCGACGCCGCGATCGCTGATGGAACGCACACCACCAGCCGCATCACCGGACCGGCGGCGCGGCGCTTCGCCCACCAGCTGCGCGCCGGGCACGATGCGGTGGCCGTCGGAATGGCCACGGTGCGTATCGACGACCCGCAGCTGACGGTGCGAGACGGCCCGGCGCCCCGCGTGCCGCCGACCCGAATCGTGTTTTCCCGCAACGGGCGGCTCTCGTTGACATCCACGCTTGCGAACTCGCTTCGCCAGGGGCCGGTCGTGGTCACCGCGTACGACATGGATCCGGGGTACGAACACGGCCTGCGTCAGGCCGGGGTGGACGTGGTCGTCGGAGGCGACCTCCACGAGGTGATGGACGCGTTAGGCGCGCGGGGGCTGCGGTCGATCCTCGTCGAGGGGGGCGCGGGGGTGGCCGCGTCGCTCCTCGAGGCGGACCTCGTCGATCGCCTCATCCTCGTGCAGTCGCCGACCGTCTTCGGCGCAGGCTCGCTGGGCGCATTTAGCCGGGTCACGGCGCGGCGCGCGGAAGCGGCGCCGCGGTGGCGCGTGATCACCCGAGAGATCCTCGGCGATGATATTGCCACGACCTACGCCGTCCGGGAGGACTGACGATGTTTACCGGACTGGTCGACGACGTGGGCACCATCGCGGCCGCCACGGACACCGAGGCGGGCCGGACCTTCACGGTGCGGTGTGGTTATGACGGGCTCGCCGTTGGGGAAAGCATTGCCTGCCATGGGGCGTGCCTCACGGTCCGCGAACATGGGACGGGCTGGTTCACCGTGGCCGCCGTGGTCACAACCCTCGGGCGCACGACCATGGACCAGTGGGGGGAAGGGACCCGCCTGAACCTCGAACGGGCGATGCGTGCGACGGATCGGTTCGGCGGTCACATCGTCCAGGGGCACGTGGACGGCGTGGGGGTCGTCACGGCCGCCCAGGCCCATGGGGACGCCTGGCTGATCGACGTCTCGGTGCCCCCGGAGGTCGACGACTTGCTCGTCCCGCACGGCTCGATCACCGTGGACGGCGTGAGCCTAACGGTCAACGCGCTCCCTGCGCCGCGTACGCTCCAGCTCTCGATCATCGACCACACCCTGCGTCATACGACCCTGGGTGCCCTCCGTCCGGGGGATCGCGTCCACTTGGAGGCGGATGTCATCGGCAAGTATGTCCGTCGGCTGCTGCAGCCCCGGCTCCCGGCTGATTAGGTTGCCATCCATGGCATTCGGCACCGTCACGCAGGCACTGGAAGACCTCCGGCAAGGCAAGTTCATCGTCGTCGCCGACGACGAGGACCGCGAAAACGAGGGGGACCTGATCTGTGCGGCCGAGCTGATCACCCCGGACATGGTCAACGTCATGCTCCGCGCCATGGGTATGATCTGCGTCTCGCTGACACCTGAGCGGGTGGCCCAGCTCGAACTCCCAATGCAGGGCCTCGAGAACACCGAGGCCATGAAAACGGCCTTCACGGTCACCGTGGACGGGG
Coding sequences:
- a CDS encoding arginine--tRNA ligase; its protein translation is MSAEEMLRGAIARAAVDLGAAADFAAHLERPRDPSFGDWASNAPMALAKVLRRKPLDIAHDLVARLDVAAAGVREAYVAPPGFINFRMAAGAEAARLAEIISTGAQYGRSTEGQGAPVNVEFVSANPTGPLHVGHGRQAALGDAVAALLEATGWTVTREFYYNDAGVQIANLALSVQARVRELAGMPLVIPEGGYHGEYIGDIARAYVAAHPEDARGENLDQLRTFGVAALRHEQDLDLQAFGVKFNVYYLESSLYTDGQVEATVAMLQGAGHTFEKDGALWLRTTDYGDDKDRVMRKSDGTYTYFLPDVAYHVTKWRRGFHRAINVQGADHHSTVTRVRAGLQALEMGIPEGYPEYELHQMVTVMRGGEEVKISKRAGSYVTVRDLIDEVGRDAVRYFFLMRKSESPLVFDVELARSQSEENPVYYIQMAHARLCGIFRVGEVDPSTIHGAGVDYAVLDSDDERELVKALLGYPALLATAARSRAPHLVASYLLDTARLVHTWYHKHHVLGEADAVRAARLVLARSAQVVLHNGLHLLGITAPERM
- a CDS encoding methylmalonyl-CoA mutase, encoding MTKPASSERLSPAGIPLKVAYSEADVGPGLAERLGTPGQWPFTRGVQPTMYRGRLWTMRQYAGFGTAAQTNERFKHLLAAGQTGLSVAFDLPTQMGIDSDSSRALGEVGRVGVAIDTVEDMHTLLDGIPLDQVSTSMTINATASTLLAMYLVVAEERGIARAKLSGTIQNDLLKEYIARGTYIYPPAPSLQLIAEIFRFCAAEVPDWNPISISGYHIREAGATAVQELAFTMANTLAYVQCALDAGLAVDTFAPRLSFFFAAHNDLFEEVAKFRAARRMYARLMRERFGASDASARLRFHTQTGGVTLMAQQPLNNVVRVTVQALAATLGGTQSLHTNGYDEALALPTADAATLALRTQQVVGYESGVANTVDPLAGSYFVEALTDELERQATALVEKVDTLGGAVAAIAQGFFQEEIARSAYAHQLRVESGESVVVGVNRFGDGQEPPVIPTPDFSALESEQVARVRVVKGRRDAAALSGALDLLRTAAGAPGAVRPALMPLIIDAVRARASVGEISDCLRGAWGEHRPG
- the ribD gene encoding bifunctional diaminohydroxyphosphoribosylaminopyrimidine deaminase/5-amino-6-(5-phosphoribosylamino)uracil reductase RibD, producing the protein MTDLHGVDGRWMARAVELARLGWGQVAPNPLVGAVVVQGDRVVGEGYHARFGEAHAEVVALRAAGEGARGATLYVTLEPCAHQGKTPPCVDAILTAGIARVVVAVRDPNPVASGGLERLATAGVDVATGVGEAAAHELNAAFLTSHTRSRPWVTLKMAITLDAAIADGTHTTSRITGPAARRFAHQLRAGHDAVAVGMATVRIDDPQLTVRDGPAPRVPPTRIVFSRNGRLSLTSTLANSLRQGPVVVTAYDMDPGYEHGLRQAGVDVVVGGDLHEVMDALGARGLRSILVEGGAGVAASLLEADLVDRLILVQSPTVFGAGSLGAFSRVTARRAEAAPRWRVITREILGDDIATTYAVRED
- a CDS encoding riboflavin synthase, with translation MFTGLVDDVGTIAAATDTEAGRTFTVRCGYDGLAVGESIACHGACLTVREHGTGWFTVAAVVTTLGRTTMDQWGEGTRLNLERAMRATDRFGGHIVQGHVDGVGVVTAAQAHGDAWLIDVSVPPEVDDLLVPHGSITVDGVSLTVNALPAPRTLQLSIIDHTLRHTTLGALRPGDRVHLEADVIGKYVRRLLQPRLPAD
- a CDS encoding phosphoribosylformylglycinamidine cyclo-ligase; the encoded protein is MDYRSAGVDLHAADDAKGRIQRLVESTRTAGCVGGFGSFGGMFQAPGAPGNVLVASADGVGTKIKVAIEAGRHDTIGHCLVNHCVNDILAQGATPMFFLDYVAFGALVPAVVEGVVAGVAAGCRENDCALIGGETAEMPGLYTPPDYDLAGFIVGVVAADAAIGAERVREGDVLIGYESSGLHTNGYSLARRIVSERMRLGVQDPFPGERGASTADVLLRIHRSYLAAVRPVLGQVHALAHITGGGLPGNLNRALPSTLDAVVDLSSWEIPNLFTQLERAGGVDRMEMFRAFNMGVGAVSIVETGDVEGVLAAAATAGVRAWRLGAVVPGTGTVRLTGGSA
- a CDS encoding sugar kinase, with the protein product MSVLVVGSVALDSVETPFGKADEVLGGSGTFFAASASHFTPVQLVGVVGSDYPVQKLEALRARGVDLGGLEQADGESFRWRGRYRHDLNSAETLETRLGVFSHFRPKIPAAFRQAPFVFLANIDPRLQLEVLKQVERPRLVACDTMNFWIESRRADLVELLKHVDVLLLNDGEARQLTEQSNLVKAARWILERGPKHVVIKKGEHGAFMFTGSTVFFAPAYPLEDVFDPTGAGDSFAGGFIGYLARTGKLDEAHLRRAVVYGSTMGSFAVERFSIGRLLEIDPTDIRNRLDEFRRLVAFEEEMPA
- a CDS encoding zinc ribbon domain-containing protein yields the protein MPTYQFRCPDGTIVERIFKISEVPATIPVPNGEGEAVRMISGGAGLIFKGSGFYITDYGKDGKKDQREASKGEAAKSDSSKADTPKADAAPAKAEPTKAAPASGSSGGSE
- the fbp gene encoding class 1 fructose-bisphosphatase, which encodes MVKHTATSVVTIERFIIEQERNFPQATGQLSGILQDIALAGKLITNKVRRAGLVDILGALDSENVQGEIQQKLDVFANETIVKAMDHGGRLCAMASEEEPEIIPIPDQFKCGNYVLCFDPLDGSSNIDVNVPVGTIFSVMRKITRGVHGELEDVLQPGRRQVAAGYIIYGSSTMMVYTTGHGVHGFTLDPSIGEFLLSHPDIKTPRRGRYLSVNDSYEQYWDEPVKALMRRYRGLDGQQKAMNVRYVGSLVADFHRNLLGGGVFAYPANTQSPRGKLRMLYECNPLAFIVQQAGGAATDGINDILDVIPTELHQRSPLFIGSADDIETAKDMLAKRVA